From the genome of Nicotiana sylvestris chromosome 2, ASM39365v2, whole genome shotgun sequence, one region includes:
- the LOC138882836 gene encoding uncharacterized protein yields the protein MKDHIIREDYELWDIVTDGPLATTKKNVEGVDVPKTRADCTTEDLMKWEKSAKAKKWLVYGLGPDEYSRIQSSTTAKEIWDTLQVAHEVTPQVKRSRGTLLYSQYENFTMKEGKTTQEMYIRFTTLTNELKSLGRIILEEDKVEKILTRVLSVSWKSNITAI from the coding sequence ATGAAGGATCACATCATaagagaagactatgaactctgggacatagtcactgatggccCTCTAGCAACTACAAAGAAAAAtgttgaaggagtggatgtgccaaagactagAGCTGACTGCACTACTGAAGACCTGATGAAGTGGGAGAAGAgtgctaaggccaagaaatggcttgtgtatggactaggtccagatgagtacagtagaattcaaagttcTACCACTGCTAAAGAaatctgggacactttgcaagtggctcatgaagtaacacctcaagtgaagaggtccagaggaacatTGTTGTACTCCCAGTATGAGAACTTTACCATGAAGGAAGGAAAAACCACCCAAGAGATGTATATAAGGTTCActacactgacaaatgaacttaaatctcttggaaggattattctcgaagaagacaaagttgagaagattttgaccaGGGTTCTGTCAGTCTCTTGGAAAAGCAACATCACTGCTAtttag